Sequence from the Maribellus comscasis genome:
TTATGGTGCATGGAGAACAGGTCAAATAACAGATGAAATGGTACAAGATTATCTTGAACATCATCGGGAAAAGCCGAATACTGAAAAGGGGAATTGGATATTTGAGTAAAATAGAAAAATTTCATTTTTCCTTTTTTTGAACCTATGGATTTCTAATTCATAGTGGTTGAGTTTTTGCAGGATTTACAAGCATTGGCAATTTGTTGAAAGAGATAGAACACACTGAACCACAAAACCGGAAGATTTCGGATGCAGAAGTAATTACAACAACCGTTATCTCTGCTCTTTATTTCTCAGGTAACCCCCAAAGGCTATTTGTTTTATGCGCTCGGTGAACTTAATACCTAATATGCTCTCTAAAAGCCGTTTCAACAGGAGGTTGCACATGATAAGGGATTTAATCGCTGACCTTTTCTTTATGAAACTGTACAAAATAGTCTATATATGTCTGCATGTAATCTGAATATTTTTTATCAATACTACCCAGTTGATCAATGGCTGAACCGAGAAAGCTAAAATCATATCCGTATTTTGCTTTGTCTGTTAAGTAATAAACCAGCTTATCTGATCTCTGTATTACGGCGTCAGCAAACAAAGATGCGTATGGTACCTGCCTTTTCTCTGTTTGGCTATTTTGAGCTTGTGTTGAGCAATCATTAAACAGAAATATTATTAGTAATAGGGGGCACAATTTTAATTTACTACTATTTTTCATTTTTAATTTTTTGGGATGCTTTCCTCCTGAAAAAGAGTTTACATATGATGTTTTCTAAAAATATGAGAAACGCCGTTTTTAGCCTCTTGATATTTTTGCGTTTTTATTGCTGAAGATAAAAATACAAAGTAGCTAATAATTCGATGGGGCAGGTTATACCAGTTTGCGGGTATTTCAAAAGGAAATATTCACAAACACTACATTTTATGAGATTGAAGGATATTTTTTATTCAAACCGGAATCTGTATGGATGCTTTAACCAACTTTATCCCTTTCAAAAGGTCTTATCGAAAATGGTTGCCTGAACGCGTATTGCTATAAGATTAAAAACTTAAAACGGCCTAAACTTTTAACGGTCTGTTTTATAATGTAAAAGACACACCCACTATAATATTTGGTGTTCTTTTTTCTTCGTGAAGAAAAGTACTAATTTTTCAACAAAAATCAAATGTTACTCAAGATTGCCTATTGCTTTCAATGCTTATACAATTGGTAGCAGCAATTGCCTCGGTTGACTTAATCTGAAAAATGTGTTACAATGTTTCCTGGATATTGATTTCATCCGGTTTTGTTTTGATGGACCTTAGACGTTTGTTCGGGTTTTCGACTTTGTTCTGGGAAACCCGGCTGATTTCAAAATGAAGAAATAAACAGTTGGAATGGTGTTTTAATCTTAGTATTAATCAAATAATTCTCCGAGGCTTTGCCTCGGGGTTACCTTATATTCTCTCCTGATTGTTCAAATACCTTTAAGAATAACCAAATGTTAGTATAATACATATCAATTGAGTTATTCGGGGATACAATAATTGTAAATCGACCTACATTTTATTAAACTGAAAATACCTATTAAATTAAATGTGAAATTTTGTTCCATTTTTAGAAATGATGCCTCAACGTTTTTATATGCAGTGAACTGTAAGAGGACTAGGTTAAAAATGATCTAATCTATTGATATACAGATATTATTAAAATAATACCTGAAGCTTTTTATGGAATTAAAAATCAATTAGTTGCAGTATTTGAATTTTGTGGCTCTTTTTGTTTGTGTATAAATTTTTTTCTTTTCCTCAGATAAAAAACAGTCTGGCCGTGTGATATCCTTACAAAACAGTTACAACAGAAAATGTATAAGTAGCTAAAATTTATGCTAATAAAAGATGGCGTACTTACCAGGTGTTGTCGGCAGAATTGGTCTCGAAAGAGAAAATCAGGAAACATTTGAAGTATCAGGAAAGGCAACAATGCTTCAATTTCTGACCACTTATTGATGCTTTTCTTTAATCCTAAATTGTTGGAATATAGTTTTTTATTGTTGTGTGATTATAATATATTGTTGATTTTCTAGGCACAGAGAATTTTACAATTTTGTTTATTTTTTACAAGAATCGGCTTCCTTAAAATCTAAAAATGTTTAAAATTGTAGTTAAAACTAAATCTGGATGAATTCTTTGTCAAACGACGTAATTACTTTATTAAACCAAAAGCAAAAAGCTGCCTTTGAAGTAATTTTTAATTTATATTATCCTCGTCTGGTTTGTTTTGCACAAGAATATGTTTCGTTTGAAGTGGCGCGAAACCTTGTTCAGGACGCTTTTCTTTCTTTTTGGGAAAAGAATCCTCATGTTATAAGTGAATCCCAGTTGCAAAGTTATTTATATACCACGGTAAAAAACAGTTGTATTTCACGTTTAAGACATGAGAAGATTAAAAAGAAATTTGTTGAAGAGTCTGAACGTAAAATCCAAAAGCATTTGTATATATCGGCTTTGGAAAATTTGGATACCTCAACTATCGCTTTTCAGGAAATAGAAACGATAATTGAAAGAACGCTTGCAGAATTACCCCCCCGTTGTCGGGAGGTATTTATTTTAAGTCGTTTTGAAGGCAAAAAGAATCATGAAGTAGCCGGAGAGTTAAATATTTCACAAAAGGCAGTAGAGGCTCAAATAACCAAAGCGCTGAAGATATTCAGGGTTGCCCTAAAGGATTTCCTTCCGATTGTTGCTTATTTGCTGTATATCAGGTAGATAGAGTTAGGTGTCTTTTGTTGGCTATATTCTGCCATCATAAAATCAGAAAAATCTTTGGTTCCGGGATAGGGTGTATGTAATGTGATGCGTTTTACTATATAGATACGGAAAAATGAAGAAAGAAGAAATTATAAAAAATATTATAAAAAGTAAATCTTCACTGCATTCCAGTGAGTTTTTATCCTGGGTTCAAAAATCGGAGGAAAATAGAAAGGAATTTATACGTTATAAAAATCTTTGGGCTTTGTTAAAAAGCGGCAATGAATTGGACCGTAAATACATAAATGACGATTTTATTTTACTCAAAAGACGAATGAAAGAATCCGGGACTGGATTTAAAGTCAGGGAACTAATTAAATATGCCGCAATAATTGTTTTAGCTTTAATCGGAGGATATCTAATACATTCGATACCGAAGTCCGGTGAAGTATTCATGAACGAAGTATCTGTTCCAAAAGGGAACCGGAGTTCAATTGTTTTACCGGATGGTAGTGAGGTCTGGTTAACCAATGGCTCAAAACTGATTTATCCTGAAGTTTTTAATGATAAAATAAGAAACGTGAAGCTGGAAGGTGAGGCGTATTTTAAAATTTCTCATGATGCTTCGAAGCCTTTTACAGTTGATCTTGGGGAGCAACAGATAAAAGTATTGGGAACTGAATTCTCTGTCTTGGCCTATCCCGATGATAATATTGTTCAGGTGGACTTAATTACAGGAAAAGTACAACTCGACGTGTTTGAAGAGATAGGCTCCGATAAATATAAATCCTACCAGTTAAAACCTTCGTATAGTTTAGTTTTAGATAAAACATCCGGGAGTTTAAAAAACTACAAGATCCCGGATAGCTTTTACAAATATTGGCAACAGGGGATTTATGAATTTAAAAATGAGTCTTTCGTCAGTCTTGCTAAAAAGATCGACCGCATATATGGTATTAAAGTTATTTTTGAAGACAATACTTTAAAGGGATGTACCTTCACAGGAGCTTTCTTTTTAGATTCTAATATTTACACAATTATAGAAACTTTCAGGCGAGCTTCCTCTATCCCGTTTGAATATACAATTGACAACAACCAAATTTATTTAAAACGTGAAAAATAAATAGCTTATGTGAAAACTAAATGAACTAAAAAGAAGAGAAATGCCGCCAGCATTTCCCTTCATTATCGGAAACATTCCAGTGTTTCCTTTTTAAAAATCAATAAAAAAGCCACTGGCTTAATTATCGAACTTAAACATTTCAAATGTATGAAAAAAATTAAAACCAATAATGGGAATAAGAGAGTTTCCCATTTAACTAAGCTTTTGAGAGTTATGAAAATAACGTGTTTGTTTCTGATGATTGCCCTCGTTCAGGTTTCAGCCTCGACATATTCACAATCTGCAAGGCTGACCTTCAATTTAAAGAATGTGAAACTATCGGAAGTTTTTGATCAAATTGAAAAAAATTCAGAATTTCGATTTTTCTACGATTCAGGAGATTTCGATCTTACTCAAAATGTCACTATCAGTGCCGATGATTCAAAAATTGAAGAAATATTGAATGGTGTATTCAAAAATCTGGATATCTCATATGAAATTTTTGACCGCTATATTATTGTAAAAACGAAAGGTAGGGAAAGCAGCTTTGTGAAAAATATTTTGCAGCAGCAACAAAAAACAATTTCAGGGAAGGTAACCGATTCTTCCGGTGCTCCCGTTCCCGGTGTAACTGTAGTTGTTAGCGGAACATCAAATGGTACGGTAACGGGGGCCGATGGAGAATATTCAATAATGAACATTCAACCTGAAGACAAACTGATATTCTCTTTTGTTGGGATGAAGACACAGGAAATTATTGTCGGAACTCAATCAACAATCGATATAACGATGGTGGTCGATGCCATTGGAATTGAAGAAGTAATTGCAATAGGATATGGTACTATGAAAAAGAATGATTTGACTGGTTCCATTTCTACCGTTGATGAAAGTAAAATAACACAACGTTCAGTTACTACAATTGGAGAGGGACTTCAGGGACAGGTTGCTGGTGTTCAGATAACTCAGCCAAATGGTCATCCTGGAGCAAGTCCAGTGATTAGAATTCGAGGTGTGAATTCAATCCAATATGGAAATGATCCGTTATGGGTAGTCGATGGCTTTCCTCTAAGTTCAGGATGGTCCTATATAAATCCAAATGAGATTGAAACAATAACAGTTCTTAAAGATGCATCAGCAACAGCAATATATGGTGCAAACGGAGCAAATGGCGTAATAATAGTTACTACAAAAAAAGGAAAAGCCGGGAAAACCAAAATTAGTTTTGATACTTATTGTGGTGTTCAGAATGTTACAAACATGTATGATATGATGAATGCAAAAGAATGGGCAACTGCACAACGAACCTTTTGGGAACGTTTTAGAAATGGCGCATATTTAAGCCGTGCTTTTCCTCAGGAAGAGATTGATCAAATGGGAGAAGGAACAAATTGGCAGGAAGAAATATTCAGGACAGGTATTATCCAGAATCATAATTTGTCAATTTCAGGGGCAAATGAAAAAACCAATTTTTTTGTGTCCGGAAATTTTTTAAATCATGAAGGCATTGTTATTAATTCAAAATTTCATAAAGGTAATTTCAGTATTAATTTAGAACATAAGGCAAATGATAAATTTAGTTTTGGAACAAGTATAAAAACAGCATATGAACATAAACAGGGAATAAGCAGCCTTAATGTTGTTTATGGTGCACTTATCATGGCTCCAACATCACCTGTTAAAAATGAAGATGGAACATACTTTTCTCAAAATGACCAATGGATCGAAAGAGGTATTATGGCGCGTATCAATAGGGAAAATCCTGTTATGATGGCATACGAACAAATTGGTAATTCTGATAATACCCATATATTTACTAACCTTTTTGGCTCTTATCAGATAACAAATGGATTAACAGCTAAAGTTAGTTTAGGAGGTGATATAAATTATTACAGGGTGAATCATTATACACCTTCTTATTTCTATAGTGAAAGTGCTTCTCATGGGAGCGCCGACGCCTCTGCATCTCAAACTTTCAACTGGGTGAATGAAAATACGTTAACTTACATTAAAACATTTAATGATATTCATTCATTAAATATTGTCGGTGGTATTACTGCTCAACAGCAAAAAAGTGAAATTTTAGCTGCATCTGCTACTGATTTTTATACTGACATTACTCAATATTATGACTTGAGTATTGGAGCAGAACCAGGAATTCCATCAACTTCATACAGCGAGTGGACAATGGTCTCGTTACTCGGAAGGGTAAATTATAATTATGCTGATAGATATTTTGTAACAGCATCCGCCAGATATGATGGATCCAGCCGTTTTGGTTCAAATAATCGTTTTGCATTTTTCCCGTCAGGTGCTTTGGCGTGGAGAGTCAGTCAGGAAGATTTTTTAAAAGATACTGATTGGCTGGCCAATTTAAAGTTGAGGTTAAGTTATGGAAAAACCGGTAATCAGGCAATACCTTTATATCAGAATATTCTCCCTTATAATAAAATTACTTCTTATCCATTTGGTTCAAATATTACCACAGCAGTAGGTCCGGGTTCTTTGGTTAATCCTGATCTGAAGTGGGAAGCAACCGATCAATACAATGCAGGTATTGATTTGGGGATTTTTAATAATAAATTAAGCTTTACTGCAGATTATTATTACAAAAAAACAAAGGACTTGTTATTCAATGTTTCGGTACCTCGTCAGGGAGGGTATAGTACAGTACTTAAAAATATTGGTAGTGTCGAGAATAAAGGTTTTGAATTTGGAGTAAATGCCAACCTTGGAAAGGGAGACTTTAGTTGGAACGGTTCGGGGAATATTTCTTTTAACAGGAATAAAGTTTTAGAACTTGCTGAATCTGACCGCTTTTTTGGTCCCAATATCGGATGGAGATATATTAGTCGAAATGGCGGCGCTGCTACTATAATAATGGAAGGCGAACCTCTGGGTGTGTTCTGGGGAAATATTTTTGATGGATTATGGCAAACGGAAGAGGAATTCCAGACAGGACATATGGCTACAAACACAAACGTTGGTCCCGGATTTGAAAATTACAGAGATATTGATGGCAATGGAATCTTTGAGGAAGGTGTGGACGAAACTATAATCGGCGATCCTCATCCTGACTTCGTGTTTGATGTAAGCAATTCATTTAATTATAAACATTTTGATTTAAGTTTCAATATTTATGGTGTGGTTGGCAATGATATTTTTAATGCTAATTTGATTGAGTTAACATCGCAGGTTAATGTCGATAATGCACTTAAAGCATATATTAACAACTGGGATGGAGTAGGTACTTCAAACAAATATTTTAAAAATGACCGGCCAACCGGACGATCTGGGGTTTTTCCGAATAGAGCTTCTACACAATATATTGAAGACGGTACTTTTGTACGACTTCAAAATTTGACCTTTGGATATAATGTGCCAGTTAGAGTTATTCAGAAATTAAGAGTATATGTGTCAGCAGACAACTTGGTTACATTAACCAAATATTCAGGTTTTAATCCTGAAGTAAGTTCCTTGACCTCGGATATGGCTGCAGGTATTGATGCTGGCACCTATCCGGTTGCAAAGACTGTAAGACTGGGTGTTCAAATAGATTTATAATACAAAAAATATAAAAAAATGAAAAAATATAGTTTTTTAATTATAGTCTTCTCTTTGCTTCTTTCTTCATGTGAAGGATTCTTAGAGGTAGATCCCAAAAACAAAATAAGTAGCGAAAATTTCTTTCAAACTGAGGCAGATGCAGAGGCATGCATATCAGGAATATACTCCGTTCTAAGGGGACATTATAATTTTAATGTATTTTATTTTGGTGATATTTCAACAGAAATAGCTAATAATGGCGAAACTCAGGCCAATTTAGATAATGGAGTTTATACTTCTGCTGACGAAAGATTCAGAAGTTTTTGGGCACAAATGTATAGAGTAATTAATTATGCAAATGGTGCAATAAAAAATGTCCCATCTATTAATATGGACTCCGATTTGAAGGAAAGATATATAGCAGAAGCGCACTTTTTAAGGGCCCTCGCTTATTTTGAACTCGTTCGTGCATTTGGAGGTGTCCCTAAAATTATAGAACCAACTATAGATGAATCTAATAATTTATTACCAAGATCAACTACAGAGGAAATTTATACACTTATTTTTGAAGATTTGAAATATTGTGAGGATATTTTGCCGACAACTTATAGTTCTTCTGATAAAGGCCGTCCTACCTCTGGTGCTGCTAAAGCTTTAATGGCTAAAGCATATTTGCAAAAAGGTGACTTCGAAAATACCCGTTTAAAAACATTGGAAGTTATCGGGTCAGGAACATATAAACTATGCGATTATCTAGGCGACGTATTTAATGTTGAAAAGGAAAATGGAATTGAGCATATTTTTTCAATTCAATTTTTAGGGGGTACTAATGAAAGTATGGGGAGTTCGATAAGTAATTCATTTGCTTCCAGAAATGTTGAAATTAATCCAAATAATATTGCATCCGGAGCTGCTGTTGCGACAGAAGATGCATTTTATAATTCTATTCCCGATCATTTCAGAAAAAGGTTAACGATTGTATCTGAATTCCCTTCATTGTATTATCCTGAAATAACTGCTGTAGGCGTTGCCGGTGCAGGTCCATGTTGTATGAAATACTGGGATCCTTTGTACAGAACAAGAACAGGCGGTGATGATGCAAACTGGATGGTTATACGTTATGCTGATGTATTATTGATGTACGCTGAAGCAGAAAATGAGATTAATGGTCCCACGGTATCAGCTTATGAAGCAATCAATGAAATCAGGAAAAGGGCACGTGATGAGAATCAGAATAATATTGATGATCCGGAAGAAATTGCTGAATTACCAGACTTATCTGGATTAAGTAAGGATGAATTCAGGCGGGCTGTTTGGAATGAGCGTGATATGGAACTTTGTTTTGAAGGGCATCATCGATGGGATTTAATCCGTACAGGAAGATTTGTAGAAGTTCTTAATGCAAGTGGTATAGCTTCACAAGTGAGTGAAACAAATATACTTTTCCCTATACCTCACTTGGAGATTTTGGCAAATCCTAACCTTGAGCAGAATCCCGGATACTCCGATTAGAATTTCAATATATCAGTTCCCCGTCTGAATGGGCAGGGAACTGTTTTATATATTTTAAGATGAAATTATTCATAAGAATTTTATTGTTGTTAGTTCTGCCCTTTTTTTCTTTTGGTAAATCAGCGGGGAGAAATAATGATTTTATAAAATATACGACTGAGGTTTGTATCATTGGTGCAGGAAGTTCAGGAATTGGTGCTGCTCTTGCTGCTTCCAGGGCAGGTGCTAAAGTGGTATTAATTGAAAAGCAAAATAAAGTAGGAGGTACCAGTACTCAGGCTTATGTTAACAGTTGGGAACCTGGGCCAGGGTGTTCCTATGCGCAGGAATTATTTAATCGACTTTCAAAAGTACCTAATGCTGTTGGACTTGGCCGGCAGGTTCACGCTTATCAAAAGGATGAACCTTATGGTATATTTTTGACAGATACGAATTTAAATTACAACTATTCATTACGTCGTTCTGATCTTAAGGTGAATACGCAGTGCTCAAATGTCGCTTTTGATGTGGATACGTTTGATAAAACTGTTAGACAGATGTTGGACGAAACAGGGAATTGCCAGTTGATGCTTAATACTGCGCTCACCAATGCCATTACTGAGAATTCACAGGTAACAAGTATCGAAGCAATTTCAAATACCGGAGAGAGATACATTGTAAGCGCAAAAGTATTTATCGATTGTACTGGGGGGGCTTTTTTATGCAGGGACATAGGTTGTGAAATGATGCTTGGAGAAGAACCCCAATCGCGTTTTGGAGAGCCATCGGCACCGGAACATGGAACCCATTCCCTGAATGCATTGTCATTGTGTTATCAGATAAAACCATCAAAAGGATTAAAAGAAGAAAGCCGGGGAACGCCCGACGACGTTAAATATAATGTAGTTGCGCATACAACCGGGCCAGTTGGCGAACAACAAAAAATTACTGTCAACCCTCTTGGAATAATTGAAGGCGACCTTTTCCTCAAGCAGGAAAGAGATAGTGTTTATTCATATGGATGTAAACAGGTGGATAAACATTGGGCAAAACTTTGCACCTACCCACACTTTAAGGATTATGAGTTTGACAGTTACGCTCCGATGCTTGGCATTAGGGAAAGCTACCGCACTGTATGTGAATATGTATTGACTCAACATGATTTACTGGCCGGTATTTCCGGACAATATCATCCTGATATTGTTACAGTCGCAGATCATCCAATGGACATTCACGGGAAGACGAGTAACTTAAAAATATTGAAGGAAGCCTACGGAGTACCTTATCGTTGTTTAGTTCCAATTGGCTGGGATAATGTTTTAATCGCTTGCAGGGGAGCAGGTTTTAGTCATATTGCTGCTTCCAGTTGCCGGCTTTCCAGAACAATGATGAGTTTAGGGCATGCTGCTGGTTTTGCAGCCTGGCTGTGTGTGAATTTGGACAGGCCTGTTTGGGATATTCCTGTTGAAAGAGTACAGGCAGAAATGAACCTGAAATTGCGTCCCAAGGAAATACTTGATGCCGATCCGTTACCTGTAAATCAAACAATTGGTGAAATAGAATATAGCTTTCTATGCAGTGATAATGGTAATGATTCTATTTATCAGATATCAACAACAGGAAAGATTGAATGGAGTTATCCGGCATCCAATTGTCAGGATATCTGGAATCTCCCCAATGGCAATGTTCTTTTCACTTATCATCATGGAGAAAATGGCAGTGGAGGTGTAATGGAGGTAACAAAGCAAAAAAGGGTAGTATTCAACTTTGAAACAGAGGGTGAAGTACATACTTGCCAGCGGCTTGACAACGGAAATACATTAATTGGAATCAATAGGGATGCAAGCCTGGTAGAAGTTGATAATGAGGGGAATGTGAGAAAGAAAATTCAACTGAAAACAGATAAACGCGGACATGATGCTAT
This genomic interval carries:
- a CDS encoding RNA polymerase sigma-70 factor codes for the protein MNSLSNDVITLLNQKQKAAFEVIFNLYYPRLVCFAQEYVSFEVARNLVQDAFLSFWEKNPHVISESQLQSYLYTTVKNSCISRLRHEKIKKKFVEESERKIQKHLYISALENLDTSTIAFQEIETIIERTLAELPPRCREVFILSRFEGKKNHEVAGELNISQKAVEAQITKALKIFRVALKDFLPIVAYLLYIR
- a CDS encoding FecR family protein; this translates as MKKEEIIKNIIKSKSSLHSSEFLSWVQKSEENRKEFIRYKNLWALLKSGNELDRKYINDDFILLKRRMKESGTGFKVRELIKYAAIIVLALIGGYLIHSIPKSGEVFMNEVSVPKGNRSSIVLPDGSEVWLTNGSKLIYPEVFNDKIRNVKLEGEAYFKISHDASKPFTVDLGEQQIKVLGTEFSVLAYPDDNIVQVDLITGKVQLDVFEEIGSDKYKSYQLKPSYSLVLDKTSGSLKNYKIPDSFYKYWQQGIYEFKNESFVSLAKKIDRIYGIKVIFEDNTLKGCTFTGAFFLDSNIYTIIETFRRASSIPFEYTIDNNQIYLKREK
- a CDS encoding TonB-dependent receptor codes for the protein MKITCLFLMIALVQVSASTYSQSARLTFNLKNVKLSEVFDQIEKNSEFRFFYDSGDFDLTQNVTISADDSKIEEILNGVFKNLDISYEIFDRYIIVKTKGRESSFVKNILQQQQKTISGKVTDSSGAPVPGVTVVVSGTSNGTVTGADGEYSIMNIQPEDKLIFSFVGMKTQEIIVGTQSTIDITMVVDAIGIEEVIAIGYGTMKKNDLTGSISTVDESKITQRSVTTIGEGLQGQVAGVQITQPNGHPGASPVIRIRGVNSIQYGNDPLWVVDGFPLSSGWSYINPNEIETITVLKDASATAIYGANGANGVIIVTTKKGKAGKTKISFDTYCGVQNVTNMYDMMNAKEWATAQRTFWERFRNGAYLSRAFPQEEIDQMGEGTNWQEEIFRTGIIQNHNLSISGANEKTNFFVSGNFLNHEGIVINSKFHKGNFSINLEHKANDKFSFGTSIKTAYEHKQGISSLNVVYGALIMAPTSPVKNEDGTYFSQNDQWIERGIMARINRENPVMMAYEQIGNSDNTHIFTNLFGSYQITNGLTAKVSLGGDINYYRVNHYTPSYFYSESASHGSADASASQTFNWVNENTLTYIKTFNDIHSLNIVGGITAQQQKSEILAASATDFYTDITQYYDLSIGAEPGIPSTSYSEWTMVSLLGRVNYNYADRYFVTASARYDGSSRFGSNNRFAFFPSGALAWRVSQEDFLKDTDWLANLKLRLSYGKTGNQAIPLYQNILPYNKITSYPFGSNITTAVGPGSLVNPDLKWEATDQYNAGIDLGIFNNKLSFTADYYYKKTKDLLFNVSVPRQGGYSTVLKNIGSVENKGFEFGVNANLGKGDFSWNGSGNISFNRNKVLELAESDRFFGPNIGWRYISRNGGAATIIMEGEPLGVFWGNIFDGLWQTEEEFQTGHMATNTNVGPGFENYRDIDGNGIFEEGVDETIIGDPHPDFVFDVSNSFNYKHFDLSFNIYGVVGNDIFNANLIELTSQVNVDNALKAYINNWDGVGTSNKYFKNDRPTGRSGVFPNRASTQYIEDGTFVRLQNLTFGYNVPVRVIQKLRVYVSADNLVTLTKYSGFNPEVSSLTSDMAAGIDAGTYPVAKTVRLGVQIDL
- a CDS encoding RagB/SusD family nutrient uptake outer membrane protein, with product MKKYSFLIIVFSLLLSSCEGFLEVDPKNKISSENFFQTEADAEACISGIYSVLRGHYNFNVFYFGDISTEIANNGETQANLDNGVYTSADERFRSFWAQMYRVINYANGAIKNVPSINMDSDLKERYIAEAHFLRALAYFELVRAFGGVPKIIEPTIDESNNLLPRSTTEEIYTLIFEDLKYCEDILPTTYSSSDKGRPTSGAAKALMAKAYLQKGDFENTRLKTLEVIGSGTYKLCDYLGDVFNVEKENGIEHIFSIQFLGGTNESMGSSISNSFASRNVEINPNNIASGAAVATEDAFYNSIPDHFRKRLTIVSEFPSLYYPEITAVGVAGAGPCCMKYWDPLYRTRTGGDDANWMVIRYADVLLMYAEAENEINGPTVSAYEAINEIRKRARDENQNNIDDPEEIAELPDLSGLSKDEFRRAVWNERDMELCFEGHHRWDLIRTGRFVEVLNASGIASQVSETNILFPIPHLEILANPNLEQNPGYSD
- a CDS encoding FAD-dependent oxidoreductase yields the protein MKLFIRILLLLVLPFFSFGKSAGRNNDFIKYTTEVCIIGAGSSGIGAALAASRAGAKVVLIEKQNKVGGTSTQAYVNSWEPGPGCSYAQELFNRLSKVPNAVGLGRQVHAYQKDEPYGIFLTDTNLNYNYSLRRSDLKVNTQCSNVAFDVDTFDKTVRQMLDETGNCQLMLNTALTNAITENSQVTSIEAISNTGERYIVSAKVFIDCTGGAFLCRDIGCEMMLGEEPQSRFGEPSAPEHGTHSLNALSLCYQIKPSKGLKEESRGTPDDVKYNVVAHTTGPVGEQQKITVNPLGIIEGDLFLKQERDSVYSYGCKQVDKHWAKLCTYPHFKDYEFDSYAPMLGIRESYRTVCEYVLTQHDLLAGISGQYHPDIVTVADHPMDIHGKTSNLKILKEAYGVPYRCLVPIGWDNVLIACRGAGFSHIAASSCRLSRTMMSLGHAAGFAAWLCVNLDRPVWDIPVERVQAEMNLKLRPKEILDADPLPVNQTIGEIEYSFLCSDNGNDSIYQISTTGKIEWSYPASNCQDIWNLPNGNVLFTYHHGENGSGGVMEVTKQKRVVFNFETEGEVHTCQRLDNGNTLIGINRDASLVEVDNEGNVRKKIQLKTDKRGHDAIRMARQLKNGNYLVCQEGDNLLAEYNKNGKLLRTFNSPGKCFEAVRLDNGNTLISDGSACSVRELDKKGKVVWQISQKDFPEIKMNWLAGIDVLPNGNVLVCNWLGHGKSGRGIPVFEISKDKKIVMYYTDNMRTKSISNICAMRDK